A genomic segment from Drosophila miranda strain MSH22 chromosome 3, D.miranda_PacBio2.1, whole genome shotgun sequence encodes:
- the LOC108158772 gene encoding syndecan isoform X3, whose translation MMPRQRTSTLTATYSLRCNGKCLMLSALLMSLLVAATHAVDQKSVKASAAEPSTLSGGAASPAASGPRDAIYIDDDSIEGSGGRGGIHDDLEKDPDYSGSGFGPDDEDAEPDHHSQHGSHNTRISQSGGSSINTAHTPTQTSSTTSTTTTTTTTSTTTSSSPTTTTTTGSSSTTTTAATTPSSTTAASNRTQTTPTATPKPKPIVPESTAASRPLPPFPAFDEDLDVDVEASGDGIDVEGGGEDDDEGDDEDDIIIDHPDSEKPRLAEPVPNGEIDHDSDNDNDNDDGEGDTDDTDDDDRIIDVDGGDEDGNGNGNGIGGNVGDLNTERGPGGGSNVHELDPNTNVNSQPSDTKPVDHRPNGNEVVIMSEDDRTSSFFSQPGILAAVIGGAVVGLLCAILVVMFIVYRMRKKDEGSYALDEPKRSPANNSYAKNANNREFYA comes from the exons AAATCTGTAAAAGCATCGGCGGCAGAGCCATCCACTCTGTCAGGAGGCGCAGCATCCCCGGCGGCTTCGGGTCCCAGAGATGCAATCTATATCGACGATGATAGCATTGAGGGCTCTGGCGGACGTGGAGGG ATACACGACGATCTAGAGAAGGATCCGGACTattctggctctggctttggaCCGGATGACGAGGACGCCGAGCCGGACCATCACTCGCAGCACGGTTCGCACAACACGCGCATCTCGCAGAGCGGCGGCTCCAGCATAAACA CAGCTCATACACCAACACAAACCTCATCCACAACctcgacaacaacaacaacaacaacaacctcGACAACAACAAGCAGTTCaccaacaacgacaacaaccaccggcagcagcagcactacGACAACAGCGGCCACAACCCCGTCTTCAACCACAGCCGCCTCCAATCGCACCCAAACCACGCCCACGGCCacgcccaagcccaagcccattGTACCCGAATCCACCGCAGCGAGCCGTCCCTTGCCTCCCTTCCCCGCCTTCGATGAGGATCtcgatgtggatgtggaggCCAGCGGCGATGGCATCGACGTGGAAGGCGGCGGCGAGGATGACGACGAGGGCGATGATGAGGACGACATCATCATTGATCATCCCGATTCCGAGAAGCCAAGGCTTGCAGAGCCCGTTCCCAATGGTGAAATCGATCATGATAGCGATAACGATAACGATAACGATGATGGTGAAGGCGATACCGATGACACGGACGATGATGATCGCATCATCGATGTGGATGGCGGCGATGAGGAtggaaacggaaacggaaacggaatCGGTGGCAACGTTGGAGACCTCAACACAGAGCGCGGAC CGGGAGGCGGCAGCAACGTGCACGAGTTGGACCCGAATACGAACGTGAACAGCCAGCCCTCCGACACGAAGCCCGTCGACCACAGGCCCAACGGCAACGAGGTGGTCATCATGAGCGAGGACGATCGCACGTCGAGCTTCTTCTCGCAGCCGGGAATACTGGCGG CTGTCATTGGCGGTGCCGTGGTTGGCCTGCTCTGCGCCATTCTCGTGGTGATGTTCATCGTATACCGCATGCGGAAAAAGGACGAAGGCTCCTATGCCCTGGACGAGCCGAAACGCTCGCCGGCCAACAATTCCTATGCGAAAAATGCGAACAATCGCGAGTTCTACGCCTGA